A region of Reichenbachiella carrageenanivorans DNA encodes the following proteins:
- a CDS encoding CBM96 family carbohydrate-binding protein: MLQNKLLIILLFLVARLGLAQDPPPNIIVIITDQHTGKIMTQRGYNHISTPGIDKLVAEGTLFTKSYATYPVCTFSRKSMITGVMPHKLDDVTVATSVGKTMKDNGYDTGYFGKWHVGTTDMDDIEAWHGFESYYENYYDSTIYKRSTDFINEARTKPFFMITSYNNPHDACELARNISGGNDSYHDGTVEEAMDTASCPQLPFNHAIPLHEAEGHYGRRNQDPGDPYYDTHPTKNWTEVEWRQFLYGYDRLLEKVDKRIEDLIDELDSKGMLENTIIIYTSDHGDGRAAHKWNQKKAFYEESINIPFIVSWKGKTKAGVINDTTLVSSGLDLFPTILQLAGISTPSSLHGIDISAAALVNPTSTLTSRDYVVSEIEQRVHTGHTPGKFTGRMVVTTDYKYILFDKGVNREQLYDLTTDPGELSPVTDDPTYHTQLLDLRQKLKDWVSTTGDSFDVDQIVGDFETNAKLNDIRVNGQSIASFSPDVVNYGLLINSAGGVTLEATAVNSASTVTITPPTDLMGNELARTAEIVVVSEDTNTSLTYEIIFEVSSQVTLTPTRDTYVRGGIYADTNYGLDTDLQVKQGANPDFYRKTFLKFDVNNFASIESAHVRLYTTSAKAGPVTIYEMGSSWGETIVTWNSAPTLGTAITTTAIGSTQQYYEWDVTSYIQSNAGGLVSFGLYDPSADNSSIIFSSQEGSNPPELVIMLTSAPAVPSSLSAAALSASEIDLSWTDHADNETGYKVERKSGAGAFTEIASLGANVSTYSDTSLAGATAYTYRVVAYNASGYSNYSTEASATTSGATSNHTYHPDEDSYVRGGASASLNFGSDTELVIKQGSNSDFYRKSLIKFDLSSESLGSVNEATLRVFASSAQPCDITAYALSDGWSESTVTWNNAPSNGTSISAVSVSANNVYYEWDVTSYVAAQLAGDGVISFGLWDLTADSKSVTINSKEAGSNIPELVIETSAGARMAHGTIEVDPSPLVNIYPNPLMDGILYVDLPSHDGTKVHISITDIQGKMIYQNQVQNKNSIQIDTNSWLTKGLFVIAVRTDHATTISKLIVH, translated from the coding sequence ATGTTACAAAACAAATTATTAATCATTTTGCTATTCCTGGTGGCCAGACTAGGCTTAGCACAAGACCCCCCACCTAACATCATCGTCATCATTACGGATCAGCACACGGGCAAGATCATGACACAACGGGGGTACAATCATATTTCGACTCCCGGCATAGATAAGTTGGTCGCCGAAGGCACACTATTTACAAAAAGTTATGCCACTTATCCTGTTTGTACGTTTTCACGAAAATCTATGATCACAGGAGTGATGCCTCACAAGCTCGATGATGTTACCGTAGCTACATCCGTTGGTAAAACCATGAAAGATAACGGCTACGACACTGGATACTTCGGCAAATGGCACGTGGGCACCACCGACATGGACGACATCGAAGCGTGGCATGGCTTTGAGTCCTATTATGAAAATTACTATGACAGTACGATATATAAACGGAGTACAGACTTCATAAATGAGGCGCGCACCAAGCCATTCTTTATGATCACTTCTTACAACAATCCCCACGATGCCTGCGAGCTTGCTCGTAATATCTCTGGTGGCAATGACAGCTACCATGATGGCACAGTAGAAGAGGCCATGGATACTGCGTCTTGCCCACAGCTCCCATTCAATCATGCAATACCCCTCCATGAAGCCGAAGGACACTATGGTAGACGAAATCAAGATCCAGGAGACCCTTACTACGATACCCACCCTACTAAAAACTGGACGGAAGTAGAATGGAGACAATTTTTATACGGATATGATCGACTACTCGAAAAAGTAGACAAGCGCATAGAAGACTTGATTGATGAGCTAGACAGCAAAGGTATGCTAGAGAATACCATCATCATCTATACTTCTGATCACGGAGATGGACGCGCCGCCCACAAGTGGAACCAAAAGAAAGCCTTTTACGAAGAATCTATCAACATCCCTTTCATCGTATCATGGAAAGGCAAGACCAAGGCAGGGGTAATCAATGACACTACACTCGTATCAAGTGGCTTAGATCTATTTCCTACTATACTTCAGCTGGCTGGGATCAGCACTCCCTCCTCTCTCCATGGTATAGACATAAGCGCCGCAGCATTGGTTAATCCTACAAGCACATTGACCTCGCGCGACTATGTAGTTTCCGAAATAGAACAAAGAGTCCACACAGGTCATACTCCGGGTAAGTTTACAGGCAGAATGGTTGTAACCACCGACTACAAATACATCCTCTTCGACAAAGGTGTAAACAGAGAGCAACTCTATGACCTCACCACCGACCCAGGGGAGCTGTCTCCTGTCACAGATGACCCAACCTATCACACACAATTATTAGACTTACGCCAAAAACTAAAGGACTGGGTCTCTACTACTGGTGATTCGTTCGACGTAGATCAGATAGTGGGAGATTTTGAAACCAACGCAAAACTCAATGACATCAGAGTAAATGGACAATCGATCGCCAGCTTCTCTCCTGATGTAGTCAACTATGGCCTACTGATCAACAGCGCTGGCGGCGTGACTCTAGAAGCCACCGCAGTCAATTCTGCCTCAACAGTCACCATTACACCTCCAACAGACCTCATGGGTAATGAACTGGCTCGAACAGCCGAAATTGTCGTCGTATCAGAAGACACCAATACCAGTCTGACCTACGAGATCATCTTCGAAGTATCCTCCCAAGTCACCCTCACCCCCACTAGAGATACCTATGTGAGAGGAGGTATCTATGCCGATACCAATTATGGATTAGATACTGACTTGCAAGTCAAACAAGGAGCAAATCCAGATTTCTATAGAAAAACGTTCTTAAAATTTGACGTCAACAATTTTGCGAGCATTGAAAGTGCGCACGTGAGGCTATATACGACCTCTGCCAAGGCAGGCCCCGTAACCATCTACGAAATGGGGAGCAGCTGGGGGGAAACCATCGTGACATGGAACAGTGCTCCTACACTCGGCACAGCCATTACCACCACAGCCATAGGATCTACTCAGCAGTACTATGAATGGGATGTCACCTCATACATTCAATCAAACGCAGGTGGACTGGTCAGCTTTGGGCTTTACGATCCATCGGCCGATAATTCCAGCATCATTTTCAGTAGCCAAGAAGGAAGCAATCCCCCCGAACTAGTCATTATGCTTACCTCTGCTCCAGCTGTTCCATCATCGCTCTCTGCTGCGGCGCTTTCAGCCAGTGAAATTGACTTGAGTTGGACAGACCATGCCGACAATGAAACTGGCTACAAAGTAGAGCGAAAATCAGGGGCAGGTGCCTTTACCGAAATCGCAAGTCTCGGTGCCAATGTATCTACCTACAGCGATACAAGCCTAGCAGGTGCTACTGCCTACACTTACCGTGTGGTGGCCTATAATGCTTCTGGTTATTCTAATTACTCTACCGAAGCCTCGGCGACTACTTCGGGTGCTACCAGTAACCATACTTACCATCCAGACGAAGACAGCTATGTCAGAGGTGGGGCTAGTGCTTCGCTAAATTTTGGGTCAGATACCGAGCTGGTCATCAAGCAAGGGAGCAATTCAGATTTTTATAGAAAAAGCTTAATCAAATTTGATTTGAGTAGTGAAAGTTTGGGCAGTGTAAATGAGGCTACGCTTAGAGTATTTGCCTCCAGTGCACAACCCTGCGACATCACCGCCTATGCGCTAAGTGATGGCTGGTCCGAATCGACCGTCACTTGGAACAATGCGCCCTCAAATGGGACCAGCATCAGTGCCGTATCAGTGTCGGCAAACAATGTGTACTACGAATGGGATGTCACCTCCTATGTAGCCGCCCAGTTAGCTGGTGATGGTGTCATTTCATTTGGGCTATGGGATCTGACTGCAGATAGCAAATCTGTAACCATCAATAGCAAGGAAGCTGGAAGCAATATACCAGAGCTAGTCATAGAAACAAGTGCAGGAGCTCGCATGGCACACGGCACGATAGAGGTAGATCCCAGTCCTCTAGTCAATATTTATCCCAATCCATTGATGGATGGTATACTGTACGTGGACTTGCCTAGTCATGACGGGACTAAAGTACATATCTCTATTACCGATATACAGGGCAAAATGATCTATCAAAACCAAGTGCAAAACAAAAATTCGATCCAAATAGATACGAATTCATGGTTGACCAAAGGGTTGTTTGTGATCGCAGTAAGAACCGATCATGCAACAACGATATCCAAGTTAATAGTGCACTAA
- a CDS encoding CBM96 family carbohydrate-binding protein, which yields MKNMLQNKVLIVLLFLVARSGYAIEPPTVAMTMGVLDITAPITLTTTADAYVKGGVNASTNYGSESVLEVKQGSIDNFYRKTYVKFDLSSIAASENAVVRLYTNSSGSAPITVYEVPNTWSESVVTWNSSPTLGTAITTTTIGATNQYYEWDVSAYVESKVGASISFAFYDASASNTTITFSSKEGANSPQLVVYPTSEPDEPSSLSASTVSASAIDLSWTDNADNETGYKVERKSGAGAFTEIASLSANSTSYSDTGLSSLTYYTYRVAAYNAVGSSYSSAVNETTLGTPVTYTYEVSEDTYIKGGINADTNYGSSSNLEVKQGSAANYFRKSFLKFDLSAQGLTTINQATLRIYANSVNATTITAFELSDDWSEHSVTWNSAPSNGSSITSEAVSVENVYYEFDVTDYVQAQVSGDEVVSVSLWDAGATNKLVYFNSNEAASNRPELVIETLTTAAHPSGITGYFVDAINGNDANDGLTEATAWKTFTNVNATTFAANDTILLKAGNTWLEPLHPKGSGTSGNPIVITSYGVGPLPIIDAQGSLLPGFPLSASIRLYNQEYWEITNVHVKNYAAHEETPLLKNAIAITGDDYGTLHDINIRNVEVSDVNGDLGTRTNGGIAFLVKRDSETHVPTNYDGVTVENCYIHDVSNCGVFTDSKWSIRDEFTSFGETTLDSSINDWYPSYNIVVRNNRFERTGGNGMVIRVADGPLVEYNTFYKCGLYTTGNASYPFNCDNALWQYNEASHTVYNPGDADASGFDSDYYCKNTIIQYNYSHDNEYGSLLITSRGASARNFNVGTIVRYNVFENDGHHMIRVSGTPSKSYIYNNVFYVGEDLDGMEVLWHKNWGGYSDSTFYTNNIFHIEASDTFYEFELSTNNFFDHNIFYGDHDSTEPSDANKITSNPLFVNPGTGGFGFGTLDGYKLQSSSPAIDAGANIAGNGGFDFWGNALSDSHTDIGAFEYSGGGARTRADLVEVDVTSTQKFSIYPNPINGGLLTIDLTGYEEVNHIEVMITSITGQAVYKTAVQDQRIIELDTYHLVKNSTYIVHVKSGQQVNYSKLLVR from the coding sequence ATGAAAAACATGTTACAAAACAAAGTTTTAATCGTTTTGCTATTCCTGGTGGCCAGATCAGGATATGCAATAGAGCCACCAACTGTGGCTATGACCATGGGCGTGCTAGATATAACGGCTCCCATTACACTAACAACCACTGCGGATGCTTACGTCAAAGGAGGCGTTAATGCCAGTACCAACTACGGTTCTGAGTCTGTTTTAGAAGTGAAGCAAGGATCGATTGACAATTTCTACAGGAAAACGTACGTAAAATTCGATCTCAGCAGTATTGCTGCCTCAGAAAACGCGGTGGTGAGACTTTACACCAATTCATCTGGTTCTGCACCTATTACGGTATACGAAGTCCCAAACACATGGAGCGAATCTGTCGTAACCTGGAACAGCTCCCCTACACTCGGGACAGCCATTACCACTACAACCATTGGTGCAACAAACCAATACTATGAGTGGGATGTATCTGCCTATGTTGAGAGCAAAGTAGGAGCTTCTATTAGTTTTGCTTTTTATGATGCTTCGGCAAGTAATACCACAATAACGTTTAGCAGCAAGGAAGGAGCCAACAGTCCTCAGTTGGTCGTCTACCCTACTTCTGAGCCTGACGAGCCCTCATCACTTTCTGCTTCTACTGTTTCGGCTAGTGCCATTGACCTGAGCTGGACAGACAATGCCGACAATGAGACTGGATACAAAGTAGAAAGAAAGAGTGGTGCTGGTGCATTTACCGAAATCGCTAGCCTAAGCGCCAATAGTACTTCGTATAGCGATACTGGCTTGTCTAGCCTTACCTATTATACCTACCGAGTGGCGGCGTATAATGCCGTAGGTTCTTCATACTCCAGTGCAGTCAATGAAACGACACTCGGCACACCCGTCACCTACACCTACGAAGTGTCTGAGGATACATACATCAAAGGTGGTATCAACGCAGACACCAATTATGGAAGTAGTTCAAACCTTGAAGTAAAACAAGGTAGCGCTGCCAATTATTTCCGTAAGAGTTTCCTGAAGTTCGACTTGAGTGCCCAAGGATTGACAACCATCAATCAGGCAACATTACGTATATACGCCAATAGTGTTAACGCAACTACCATCACGGCTTTCGAATTGAGCGATGATTGGTCTGAACATAGCGTAACCTGGAATAGTGCACCATCTAACGGTAGTAGTATTACATCAGAGGCTGTTTCGGTAGAAAATGTATACTACGAATTTGACGTGACAGACTACGTACAAGCACAAGTATCAGGCGACGAAGTAGTATCGGTGAGCTTGTGGGACGCAGGAGCCACTAACAAACTGGTCTATTTCAACAGCAACGAAGCAGCAAGCAACAGACCTGAATTGGTCATCGAGACACTCACTACTGCTGCTCATCCTTCTGGGATCACGGGCTATTTCGTGGATGCGATCAATGGAAATGACGCCAACGACGGATTGACAGAAGCTACGGCATGGAAAACATTTACAAATGTGAATGCGACCACTTTTGCCGCCAACGACACGATTCTGCTCAAAGCAGGCAATACTTGGCTAGAGCCTCTCCACCCAAAGGGATCTGGCACATCGGGCAACCCCATTGTGATTACCAGCTATGGGGTAGGTCCATTGCCTATTATTGATGCTCAGGGCAGCCTACTCCCAGGGTTTCCACTCTCAGCATCTATCCGGCTCTACAATCAGGAGTACTGGGAAATCACAAATGTGCATGTCAAAAACTATGCAGCGCATGAAGAAACTCCCTTGCTCAAGAACGCTATTGCGATCACAGGCGATGACTATGGCACCCTGCACGACATCAACATCAGAAATGTGGAAGTGAGTGATGTAAATGGAGATTTGGGCACGCGTACAAATGGTGGAATTGCCTTTCTTGTAAAAAGAGATAGTGAAACGCACGTACCGACCAATTATGATGGTGTTACTGTCGAAAATTGCTACATCCACGATGTATCCAACTGTGGGGTATTTACTGATTCGAAATGGAGCATCCGAGATGAGTTTACCAGCTTTGGCGAAACTACCCTCGACAGCTCTATCAATGATTGGTATCCGAGTTATAATATCGTAGTACGAAACAACCGCTTTGAAAGAACAGGTGGCAATGGCATGGTCATTAGGGTAGCAGACGGACCATTGGTAGAATACAATACCTTCTACAAGTGTGGACTGTATACCACTGGCAACGCTTCCTATCCGTTCAATTGTGACAATGCCTTGTGGCAATACAATGAAGCGAGCCATACCGTATACAACCCTGGGGATGCAGATGCCAGTGGATTTGACAGTGACTACTATTGTAAAAACACCATCATCCAATACAACTACAGTCACGACAATGAGTACGGTAGTCTATTGATTACCTCCAGAGGGGCTTCGGCTAGAAACTTTAATGTGGGTACGATCGTTCGGTACAACGTATTCGAAAACGACGGACATCACATGATCAGGGTGTCGGGTACGCCTTCTAAGTCTTACATTTACAACAATGTGTTCTATGTAGGAGAAGACCTAGATGGCATGGAAGTGCTATGGCACAAAAACTGGGGAGGGTATTCGGACAGTACATTCTATACCAATAACATCTTCCATATCGAAGCTTCTGATACGTTCTACGAGTTTGAACTCAGTACCAACAACTTTTTCGACCATAATATCTTCTATGGCGATCACGATAGTACAGAACCTTCTGATGCCAACAAGATCACTTCTAATCCTTTGTTTGTGAATCCTGGAACTGGTGGTTTTGGTTTCGGAACTTTAGATGGCTATAAGCTGCAGTCTAGCTCTCCAGCTATAGATGCAGGTGCAAATATTGCTGGCAATGGCGGATTCGATTTCTGGGGCAATGCTTTATCTGATAGCCATACAGATATCGGTGCTTTTGAATATAGCGGTGGTGGAGCAAGAACTAGGGCAGACCTAGTAGAAGTAGACGTCACAAGCACACAAAAATTCAGTATCTACCCTAACCCAATCAACGGAGGACTATTGACCATCGACTTGACTGGCTATGAAGAGGTAAACCATATTGAGGTTATGATTACCAGCATTACAGGGCAAGCAGTATACAAAACTGCTGTACAAGACCAGCGTATCATCGAACTGGACACGTACCATTTGGTGAAAAATTCGACTTATATCGTCCATGTAAAATCTGGACAACAAGTGAATTACAGCAAATTGCTCGTGAGATAA
- a CDS encoding YtxH domain-containing protein — translation MKAFKFITTLAIGVGTGLVAGYLTAPRSGKATRNKIVEDSQEYKDALEKAATLKLAEAKNILNETIKEKSVQGKKVLDQLASKTLL, via the coding sequence ATGAAAGCGTTTAAATTTATAACCACATTGGCAATAGGAGTAGGAACAGGATTGGTAGCAGGCTACCTCACTGCACCTAGAAGTGGCAAAGCCACCAGAAACAAAATCGTAGAAGACTCTCAGGAGTACAAAGATGCTTTGGAAAAAGCAGCAACCCTGAAGTTGGCAGAAGCCAAAAATATTCTGAACGAAACCATCAAGGAAAAATCTGTACAAGGTAAAAAAGTGCTAGATCAATTAGCCTCTAAAACCTTGCTGTAA
- a CDS encoding Dps family protein, translated as MENSILEIQKPKKKSFASLGYTKLETAELVDTMNKLLANYAVHYQKLRNFHWNVRGGDFFDIHEQFEMQYKTASVVIDEIAERIRIFGQRPLSTMREFLETSEIKESGTDMTGLEMVREVIKDYHVLLEHLFATIEVAIENGDSGTEDMMKGYVKHVEKNHWMLTAFSHQG; from the coding sequence ATGGAGAATAGCATATTAGAAATTCAGAAACCCAAAAAGAAATCATTTGCCTCATTGGGATACACCAAGCTCGAAACCGCAGAGTTGGTAGATACTATGAATAAGCTGCTGGCGAATTATGCTGTACACTATCAGAAATTAAGAAACTTCCATTGGAATGTAAGAGGAGGAGACTTTTTTGATATCCACGAACAGTTCGAAATGCAGTATAAAACGGCCAGTGTGGTCATAGATGAGATAGCCGAACGGATCAGGATATTCGGACAACGACCGCTGAGTACCATGAGAGAATTTTTAGAAACTTCCGAAATCAAAGAGTCAGGTACGGATATGACAGGTCTAGAGATGGTCAGGGAGGTCATCAAAGATTACCATGTATTGTTAGAACACCTCTTTGCGACCATAGAAGTGGCTATCGAGAATGGCGACAGTGGCACCGAAGATATGATGAAAGGCTATGTGAAGCATGTGGAAAAAAACCATTGGATGCTTACCGCATTTTCTCACCAAGGATAA
- a CDS encoding ATP-binding protein translates to MNSSEKLEQIEGLNESTVENLLKSILDSAFNGIMTMKALRNAQGEIVDFQWQFVNDVAEEILGFGSDELLQHKLLDVLPHNATDGLFDNYKCVVETGELLTFEQHYAGTQNEKWFKIAVVKMGDGVTVTFQDVSDLKEAVLEVEAREKKYQKLFEESIDAIFQADAKFQFLDINHALQQLFDYTFENLLGLPLKKLVFSQEDYKGFKEELTRDKKVEEYELVMLDRQGRKKTCIINCVLLLDPETKSRSYIGVIRDMTKRRQADKELVQAEKLSMTGKIARTIAHEVRNPLTNLTLALEQLKDEVPEDVEDAALYFSIIKRNSERIGQLITDLLNSSKPKDLKLVRQPLNGVVDQAVALVKDRLKLQNMQLDQVLQSDLPDVALDADQMNIALLNLLINAIEAMKPGEGILKIASTQEDDRIRLQIADNGKGLSKEDMSKLFEPFFTGKTEGTGLGLTTVQNIVRSHKGSIEAESEVGQGTVFTLSFPV, encoded by the coding sequence ATGAATAGTAGTGAAAAATTAGAACAAATTGAGGGGCTAAATGAGAGCACGGTAGAAAATCTACTCAAGAGTATTTTGGATAGTGCTTTCAATGGTATCATGACCATGAAGGCATTGCGCAATGCTCAAGGTGAAATTGTAGATTTTCAATGGCAATTCGTGAATGACGTTGCCGAAGAAATATTGGGTTTTGGGTCTGATGAGTTGCTACAACATAAGCTGCTAGATGTGTTACCACACAATGCTACTGATGGTCTTTTCGATAACTACAAATGTGTGGTAGAAACAGGTGAATTACTCACTTTTGAGCAGCACTACGCGGGTACGCAAAACGAAAAATGGTTTAAAATAGCCGTGGTGAAAATGGGTGATGGAGTGACAGTTACCTTTCAGGATGTGTCCGATCTCAAAGAAGCGGTATTGGAGGTAGAAGCCCGAGAGAAAAAATATCAAAAGCTGTTTGAAGAGTCTATAGATGCTATTTTTCAAGCAGATGCTAAATTTCAATTTTTGGATATCAACCATGCTTTGCAGCAACTGTTCGACTACACGTTTGAAAACCTACTAGGCTTGCCGCTAAAGAAATTGGTTTTTAGTCAGGAGGATTACAAGGGTTTCAAAGAGGAATTGACTCGGGATAAAAAAGTAGAAGAGTATGAGCTTGTAATGCTGGATCGCCAGGGACGAAAAAAGACATGTATCATCAACTGTGTGCTCTTGCTCGATCCTGAGACAAAAAGCAGAAGTTATATAGGAGTGATTAGAGACATGACCAAAAGGCGACAAGCAGACAAAGAGTTGGTGCAAGCTGAAAAACTCTCCATGACGGGTAAAATCGCTCGTACCATCGCTCATGAAGTGCGTAATCCTCTGACTAACCTGACGCTAGCACTCGAACAGCTTAAAGATGAAGTGCCAGAGGATGTGGAGGATGCAGCGCTCTATTTTAGTATTATCAAAAGAAACTCCGAGCGTATCGGCCAACTCATTACAGATTTGCTCAATTCTTCGAAACCCAAGGATCTTAAGCTGGTGCGCCAGCCACTCAACGGCGTGGTGGATCAAGCGGTCGCTTTAGTGAAAGACCGACTCAAGCTCCAAAACATGCAGCTAGATCAGGTGCTTCAGTCCGACTTGCCCGATGTGGCGCTCGATGCCGATCAGATGAACATCGCTCTGCTCAATTTATTGATCAACGCCATCGAGGCTATGAAACCAGGTGAGGGCATTTTGAAAATAGCCAGTACACAGGAAGACGACCGAATCCGACTCCAGATTGCCGACAATGGAAAAGGATTAAGCAAAGAAGACATGTCCAAATTATTCGAGCCGTTTTTTACTGGTAAAACAGAGGGTACAGGGTTGGGGCTCACCACTGTGCAAAACATAGTTCGTAGTCACAAAGGCAGTATTGAAGCAGAAAGTGAGGTAGGTCAAGGGACTGTTTTTACTTTGTCATTTCCTGTCTGA
- a CDS encoding patatin-like phospholipase family protein yields MDIHSIAETIGFDISDPKKHKIGLALGGGGIRGYVHLGVLKALEEQGIEVNIIAGTSAGALTGAFIASGMGAKEVHELLKAKNIFEYSKFHWPTDGLFKLDGMKEVLAETIKADQIEALKIPFIATVSNLNKGCVEYMAKGLISEVVLASASIPLIFAPVEMNGDKYVDGGLYDNLPVKPLKQLCEKIIAVSVSPVEETDDLDNLVKVASRTFQLIVNDHDPSLLDQCGILIEPMGIGNYGLLDTDKADELFEIGYKHTQSLDVKKLLDEC; encoded by the coding sequence ATGGACATCCATAGTATAGCTGAAACGATCGGGTTCGATATTTCTGATCCAAAAAAGCATAAAATAGGGCTTGCCCTTGGAGGTGGTGGCATCAGAGGGTATGTACACTTAGGAGTACTAAAGGCGCTAGAAGAGCAAGGCATAGAAGTAAATATCATTGCAGGCACCAGTGCAGGAGCACTTACAGGTGCGTTTATTGCCTCTGGTATGGGTGCTAAAGAGGTACATGAATTGCTCAAAGCAAAAAATATTTTTGAATATTCTAAATTCCACTGGCCTACGGACGGTTTATTCAAACTAGATGGCATGAAAGAAGTATTAGCCGAAACGATAAAAGCAGACCAAATCGAAGCACTCAAAATCCCATTTATAGCCACCGTATCCAACCTCAACAAAGGATGTGTAGAATACATGGCCAAAGGATTGATCAGCGAAGTAGTGCTGGCTTCAGCAAGCATCCCACTCATATTTGCCCCTGTAGAAATGAACGGAGACAAGTATGTGGATGGCGGTCTATACGACAACCTACCAGTAAAACCGCTCAAGCAGCTGTGTGAAAAAATCATTGCGGTAAGTGTAAGTCCCGTGGAAGAAACTGATGACCTGGATAATTTAGTCAAGGTAGCCAGCCGCACTTTTCAACTGATCGTGAATGACCATGACCCCAGTCTACTCGACCAATGTGGAATATTGATCGAACCAATGGGTATCGGTAATTATGGCCTACTAGACACAGACAAGGCTGACGAGCTTTTCGAAATTGGCTACAAGCATACCCAATCACTGGATGTAAAGAAACTACTCGACGAGTGCTAG
- a CDS encoding sigma-54-dependent transcriptional regulator encodes MKRILIVDDEPDICLLLKKYFEKKGYEAASQPTGEAAIKWLKDNTTDLVICDFKLPDYTGLEILQKIKIINSSIQVIIITGYSDVRIAVDALKKGAYDYVTKPLYPDEILVTVEQALSKQIQKAVPKALGKPIQKNAPQPDTKAYIAGVSHQAQAVIKHIDLIATTDMSVVIEGETGTGKEYVAQAIHNKSHRGKKPFVAVDCGALPQELAASELFGHVKGAFTGAVQDKKGCFERADGGTLFLDEIGNLSYENQLNLLRVLQERVVRKVGGASEIAVDVRVLVATNENLREKVKTGEFREDIYFRLNEFKIELAPLHERPGDISVFAEHFLAQANDQLNKSIKGFDEEVLQIFRTYNWPGNLRELKNVIKRAVLLSTSEDVTTDGLPHEICSPIQTDSDLSMDFNGAIPTSLKAVAEEAEKQAILLVLEKTNNNKSKTADMLGVDRKTLYNKLRAYGIDA; translated from the coding sequence ATGAAAAGAATCCTGATCGTGGATGATGAGCCTGATATCTGCCTGCTGCTCAAAAAATACTTTGAAAAAAAGGGCTACGAAGCTGCCAGTCAGCCGACAGGAGAAGCGGCTATCAAGTGGCTCAAAGACAATACTACAGATTTGGTTATTTGTGATTTCAAATTGCCCGATTATACGGGGCTAGAGATTTTACAAAAAATAAAAATCATCAACTCATCCATTCAGGTCATCATTATCACGGGCTATTCGGATGTGCGGATTGCAGTAGATGCACTGAAAAAAGGTGCGTACGACTACGTGACCAAGCCACTATATCCAGATGAAATACTGGTCACTGTAGAGCAGGCGTTGTCCAAGCAAATCCAAAAGGCTGTACCAAAGGCGTTGGGCAAGCCCATACAAAAAAATGCACCCCAACCAGATACGAAAGCCTACATAGCAGGAGTAAGCCATCAAGCCCAAGCGGTAATCAAGCACATAGACCTGATCGCCACTACAGATATGTCTGTGGTGATAGAAGGGGAGACCGGCACGGGCAAAGAGTATGTGGCTCAGGCCATTCACAACAAAAGTCATCGAGGAAAAAAGCCATTTGTGGCGGTAGACTGTGGTGCATTGCCACAGGAGTTGGCAGCTAGTGAGTTGTTTGGTCACGTCAAAGGGGCTTTTACGGGAGCGGTACAGGATAAGAAAGGCTGCTTTGAACGAGCTGATGGCGGTACGTTATTTCTTGATGAGATCGGCAACTTGAGTTATGAAAATCAGCTCAATCTCCTACGCGTTTTGCAGGAGCGAGTGGTGCGTAAAGTAGGTGGAGCTAGTGAGATCGCTGTAGATGTACGCGTACTTGTAGCTACCAATGAAAACCTAAGAGAAAAAGTGAAGACAGGAGAGTTTCGGGAAGATATCTATTTTAGACTCAATGAATTCAAAATCGAACTGGCACCCTTGCATGAGCGACCAGGCGACATCTCAGTGTTTGCAGAACACTTTTTGGCACAAGCCAATGATCAGCTAAACAAATCAATTAAAGGGTTTGACGAAGAAGTATTGCAGATCTTCAGAACTTACAACTGGCCAGGCAATCTCCGTGAACTGAAAAATGTGATCAAGCGAGCTGTATTGCTGAGTACGTCGGAGGATGTAACTACAGACGGCCTGCCTCATGAAATTTGCTCGCCGATCCAAACTGATAGTGACCTGAGTATGGATTTTAACGGGGCGATTCCTACAAGTTTGAAGGCCGTAGCTGAAGAAGCTGAAAAACAAGCCATTTTGCTTGTACTGGAAAAGACGAATAACAACAAAAGCAAGACGGCCGATATGCTAGGGGTGGATAGAAAGACACTCTATAATAAGCTGCGTGCCTACGGCATAGATGCCTAG